A genomic stretch from Echeneis naucrates chromosome 6, fEcheNa1.1, whole genome shotgun sequence includes:
- the LOC115044704 gene encoding gamma-aminobutyric acid type B receptor subunit 2-like, giving the protein MWTGSELPPSELQGEATEEEDDEDQLSRLNQELKSRTAQLDVEIQTITMKLSETSECEILHDVMRTADIGEVRSVSWTHEDKVCADRKPPRPDDINSPEHMRRRLSMQLPILHHSYLPVVGGVRSSSSSQFGSHDITWDSAL; this is encoded by the exons ATGTGGACCGGCAGCGAGCTGCCGCCATCAGAGCTGCAGGGTGAAGCtacagaggaggaagatgatgaagacCAGCTGAGCAGGTTGAACCAGGAGCTGAAGAGTCGGACTGCACAG CTGGATGTAGAAATACAAACCATCACCATGAAACTGTCGGAGACTTCAGAGTGTGAGATTCTTCACGATGTGATGAGGACCGCTGACATCG GTGAGGTTCGTTCTGTGAGCTGGACTCATGAGGATAAGGTCTGTGCTGACAGGAAACCGCCAAGGCCAGACGACATCAACTCTCCTGAGCA CATGCGGCGCCGTCTCTCCATGCAGCTGCCCATCCTCCACCATTCCTACCTTCCCGTCGTTGGCGGTGTCCggtccagcagctccagccagTTCGGCAGCCATGACATCACCTGGGATTCAGCACTCTGA